Proteins from a genomic interval of Candidatus Tumulicola sp.:
- the rfbF gene encoding glucose-1-phosphate cytidylyltransferase → MKAVILAGGLGTRISEETHLRPKPMVEIGGMPVLWHVMKTYSAHGINDFVICCGYKGYVIKEYFANYGLHMSDVTFDMRASSVAVHASSAEPWSVTVVDTGEQTGTGGRLKRVRRYLGDEDFCLTYGDGVSDVDIGALIAFHRAQKTLATVTAAQPPGRFGVLAVSGNKITAFDEKPQGDGGWINGGYFVLKPGVMDYIQGDDTVWEREPLERLAREGQLSAFVHRGFWQPLDTLRDKNLLNDLWARGAAPWKVWK, encoded by the coding sequence ATGAAAGCGGTCATCCTGGCGGGTGGTTTAGGGACCCGTATCAGCGAGGAGACGCACCTGCGTCCCAAGCCCATGGTGGAGATCGGCGGCATGCCGGTGTTATGGCACGTCATGAAGACCTATTCCGCCCACGGCATCAACGATTTCGTGATCTGCTGCGGCTACAAGGGCTACGTCATCAAGGAATATTTCGCCAACTATGGCCTGCACATGTCGGACGTCACGTTCGACATGCGTGCAAGCTCCGTCGCGGTCCACGCAAGCTCCGCGGAGCCGTGGTCGGTGACGGTGGTGGACACCGGCGAGCAGACCGGAACGGGCGGCCGCCTTAAACGCGTGCGGCGCTACTTGGGAGACGAAGATTTCTGTTTGACCTACGGCGACGGGGTCAGCGACGTCGACATCGGCGCGCTCATCGCGTTTCATCGCGCACAGAAGACGCTGGCGACGGTGACGGCGGCGCAGCCCCCCGGACGATTCGGCGTGCTCGCGGTGAGCGGCAACAAGATCACAGCTTTTGATGAAAAGCCGCAGGGTGACGGCGGCTGGATCAACGGCGGCTACTTCGTGCTCAAACCCGGCGTCATGGACTACATCCAAGGCGATGACACGGTTTGGGAGCGCGAACCGCTCGAGCGGCTGGCACGCGAAGGTCAGCTCTCCGCGTTCGTGCACCGAGGCTTCTGGCAGCCTTTGGACACGCTGCGCGACAAGAACTTGCTCAACGATTTGTGGGCGCGCGGGGCGGCGCCGTGGAAGGTCTGGAAGTGA